tataatcccacaaagtggagtctggggagggtagagtgtatgcagtcCTTACTGCTATGTTCAATAGACTCTCCACTGATTTTATGTGTCTCTGAAGTAAAATATTCTAGATGCTTCCTTAGTTGTTCATTGCATTCTTCCCTTTGTTTGTGAGACTTCCATGTTCAATGATAATGGCCTTCCGATTGCCTTGTTTGAGTTACATACATCTTTCTTACAAGTGTGTTTTATTTTGAGATTTAGTTCAGTCACATAAGAAGATTGTCCAGAACTCTGATCATGGTACAAGAAAGCAAGATTATGTTGCTCGGGTTCTTGGTGCATATGGAAGTGGTTTATGGTAGGTTGTTTTTGAAATTCTTTATTCCTCTGCTGTCACTCTGTACCACACCTTAATACTCTTTCATGTAATTGCTTCAAAATGACATCACTGCAGCCCCAACCTTCCAAGTATGATTCTAGGAAAAACTGGAAGCTGTATCAGGATATCTGCATCAGCTGAATCTGTCTTTTGGCGTGCCGAGGTGATTTTGGAGAAATCTCTATTATGTCGGTCTAGCCTCTATAGTAAACATTGTTCGTTTGGCATGTGCCATTCTAACATTTTCTTCCTTCAGAGGCTATTTTTTCTGAATGGAGAGCAGGACCTGTCAGCATTCTTACTTGTTGACTTGGGCATTGTAAAATATCCTGCTTACAACTGCATATTCACAGACCAGATTTTTCCAGACAGAAGTGACCtattgtcttatgaggaggtaTGCTTAACTCTTGTGAAAATATACTTTTTCCCCTTATTAGCTATCAAAAGAACAAAAACTTTTTCCTTTATTTAGTTTGAATTTAATGCCCTTAGGCCATTGAGGTTGCACAAGTTATGGATGAGTCTCTTGACGAGAACAACAATGAGTTGGTATCAAGATGCGTTGAGATTTCTGCCTCTCACGTATCTAGCTTTGTGGAGGAAGATATATCATCACATTTTGGGTCGATGGCTGCATTTTTATCTTGCTTTTCAGCCAGTTGGGTATATTCTAAGGTGATCCTGTTGGGTGTTTCTTTCCTGGAGCATGAACGTAGGTGAGGAGGTCCAACATGCTTGATTAGAAGTTATTTTCTAATGAATCTTACCTTTTGTGAACTTGCAACTGAGTTCATTCTTTGAAACACAATATCAATATAATCACAGATTATTCTGGAAATCAGCTTCATCCCCTAGAAACCTAAAGTTGCAATTAAAATTTTCCATGATCCAGTATAGTAGCTAATTTAACTTAATGAGTATGAAATGATTCTTTGAATAGGAAAAATTTGTCTGGAGGAATGAAATGATTAGAGAACTAGTATTTTGCTTGTTCAGATGCATAAAACAAAAGGGGAGAGTTCTATAGTGAGAAGTTCGCAAAGAGTTGGTGCCCTCCTCCCTTCTTAGGGTTGTCTTCCATTTCTCCAGCAAAAGTTGGGGGTAGTGGTGCGTGTTATGTTACGATTGAaagaagaatagaaaatctGTCACAGGATAAGCTCTTGTAAATAGGCTTATGGTTTATGTTCAGTTCTATAAGCTGGTTTATTTCTGATATGTTGCGTTTCCATAATTGGGGAAAACAGTGATTTGTATTTGGACAGTAAATTTTGGTAGAGGTTTGTCTTTCACCAAGTTGTCAAGAGTTCTCTACTTCATGAAATCATACTGGCCTTAAAAGTTTAATAGTTTGGTTTTTGTAAGTGAGTCTCATTCTCCTAAGATCAGGTTATCTTTTTGGGAACCTTCAGGCTTCAAGTACTCATTTTGTCATCTCACTCATTAGCGTTATGGAGCACAtactcatttattttattttctattagGATAAAGTCCAAATATACTCCCAAGTATTAGAAACGATTTATCCTTAAGTATCTCATTTAATACCTggcaaaggtaggggtaagctggtaaggtctgcgtatatcTTACCATctccaaaccccacttgtggggcTACGCTAAgtatgttatttttgttatctcATTTAATCTTCTTTAGTCATTGGAGTGAACCCATGAATCACACTTTCTTTTAGAAGCTTACACGTCTTATTGTCTTCATCATGACATGAATTGGGTATTCTGAGGACAGCTGTTTGACCTTCTTCAACCATTTTTTCCCTTCTATTGTTTGACATTACAGAGTTTAGTCACTGGTATGTGTTGTATGTCAATCAACAAaagagggaaaagaaaaatggtAGAGGTAAATCGTAGATCTTTATATTGGTATTTTTAAACGTTGATATCATTTAATTGGCCCTTTCCAGGCGACAAGTACCATTTAATTATGTTTAAAGTTAGAGAATACACTTGTCCCTCATTGATTGTGTAAGGGTTACCAAAGGGGTTTGCAATATCTTGGGCCGCTCCACCCATTGCTTAAGGTTTTGGGTTGGATGTTCAAATTCTTTCGCATGGTATCAGAACCAAGCTTTGGTGAATCCTACTTTCTCAATGCTTTCTCTCTGCATATTCTATCACTTTGGGCTTCTCTTTCAACTCAACCCATAAAGTTATCTAGGCTTATCTCTTTCATTCAGCAGCTCATTGAGCCACAAACTTATCTCCAAGTCCACTTTAGCCTGCTCACCGTCCAGGCAGTCTTTTCAGCCTGTCGAACATCCTTTCTACATCAGCTCAGCTCTTCAATCTTCTCAAAAGGAAGACCAAATAAATAATTCAGTGTTCGTTCATGTGTAAACACAAGCACGGGGTTACATGTGTGGGAGGGTGTTAGAGAATACACTTGTCCCTTAATGATTGTGTAGGGTTGTCAAAGAAGTTATAATGTCTGAAGCAACTCCATGCATTGCCTTATGGTTTTAGGTTGGATTCTCAGATTCTTTCAGAAGATTGACATCAGTTCTTTCGAACAAGTGATGTAGTCCGCCTTTGTGCATGTTTTCTCATTTGAACAGtgttttttctataaattgatTGCGGGCCTAGTAAAAGAACTGGTTGGTGATCTGATCAGGTTGTCTTTAGAAGTGAATTATTTCAGATGTTTTATGAGCCTCTTAGAATATTGTTAAACAGTGCGCGAATTTATGCTATGACGAAAAATAAATGGGAATAGAGTCAGGTGGATATATGTACAATCTTCATTAGACATTTTCTTGTAACGGTGGTGTACTGTTCTAAGTGAAGTTTCTTGTGTATTTAGCATTTTTCGTGGGGATACTTTTTTAGGTATAAAGATGCAATTGATTTGCTTAAGCTGCTGTTACTTAAATTTAAATCTGATCGAAGAAGGGGATATTGGACTCTGAGGCTCtcaattgatttggagcatgttGGGTGCCTTGATGAGAGTCTTGAAGTAGCTGAAAAGGGGTTGCTAGATTCTTGGGTTCGCGCTGGCTCTATAGTGGCTCTACAGAGGCGGGTTCTGCGGTTGGGTAAGCCCCCTAGACGTTGGAAAACTCCCAGTTTCTCAAATTCCGTCAATAGGAAGATAGTTGAGGTAATTCTTTCCATTTCTTCTAAGTTTCTCTGATTGACCATGTTGCACTTCTCCCGTTTTCTTAAGATATGAATATCATACTACAGTTTCAGATTCATCCTCCTTGATGATTATTTAGGTTCATGTTCAGGGAAGGCCAGTGAACTGCAAAACAGGGGTGAAGAATGTCTTTTATGGTGAAGATGGAGAACGTTGTGGAGTAGAAGAGCTTGCTCTTGAGTATTATGCTGGAGAAGGAGGATTTTGGCAGGGTGTTCACACTGAGAGTGGGATTTGGTTGACCATTTTCGGGCTTCTAATGTGGGACATAATATTCGCGGATGTACCAAATGTCTTCCGCACCAAATTTCAGGTATCTGCTTGATGTTTTCCATAGACTCGGGTATAGGTGGCCTTGCTATTGTCAGAACTTCCATGCTAAATTGTTGTGCTGCGAAGTGATAACTCTGTTGAATTCAGTTACACGACGTGAAACTATTGCCTTGGCAGCTAACACTAGCTTTGCTTAGCAATTAAAGAAACAATATGCTTAACTTCATAGTTAATGAGCAATGCGAAAGTTGATTATATTCTCATGGTCTGCCCAATTATACTAGGTTCTTACAAGTTCTGCTCAACAGTGATAACAGCATTTGAAAATAGGATCCAACGTGTTCTTGGGTGACACTAATTTTCCTTGTTCCTTCAGGTCCCCTTTATTGGCTGATGATGGTTATTTACTTTTGTTTTCTTGAATAAAGAATTATGTTAGGGAGTCTTGCAAGATTAGAAAGCAACAAAAGCAAGGTAGTATCATATCCTGGATCTACAATCACTGTTCAATCTATTTGGGAAAGATAATGCTGAACTGTTAAATAGCTTAAGTATTCCATTTACTCATTGCTCTGTTTGACATTCATGGTGTGCTATTCAGCTTTTTGATCTGCAATAAATTCTTGagaattgtttttctttttgcagACTGCACCTTTGGATCTTGAAACTGATAGCTTTTATGAAGTCAGAAGGGGTCTTGTAGAATCTCTTCTAGATAAGATTGAGCATGGCATGGCAGAAGAGTTACTTATCATGTCATGGGAATCACATGTGGGAACTGCCTGTAGGGGAGTTAAGTGGGACAAGCATTCCCTATCTGAGCTCCGAGCAGCTGTTACGTGCATCGGGGGTCCTTGTCTTGCATCAATCTGTCGGAATTTGGCTCAAGATTACAGGAGCTGGTCAAGTGGAATGCCCGACTTATTGCTGTGGCGCTTCCATGATGACTACAGAGGTGAAGCAAAGCTTGTTGAAGTGAAAGGCCCCAGAGACAGACTTTCCGAACAACAACGCGCATGGTTACTCTTTTTAATGGACTGTGGCTTCAATGTTGAGGTATGCAAAGTGAGTCATGCCCCAGTATAGGGGTGGAAATTTACTCCTCTTCTGATAACAAATCGTCGGCCTAGATCTACACTGGCTAGAGTTTATTACGATTTCTCCCACCCGTTTATATAATACAGATGAGGTATTTGACTTGGCTGGAAAGATGGGTTTACCTCCCATGCAACAATATTTACTgtaaaagataaaagaaaaaaggaatttcTTCAGAGCCTTTTACTTTACACAGATTTGGATTAAGTGAAGTGTTAGCAGAAGCAGTTGGTCCAGAATTCAGAGGAATGAAGACTGTAAAGTAGCAACCATGAGATTTCCTTGTTTTCGGTGCAACTGCACTAAAAACTGGCTAATTGCCTTAAATCTTCTTTTTAATGCCTTAAGTGCAGAAGCAGTTGCAATAAAGTATTATAAATCTTAAATCATATCTTTGCTTATTAAAGTTGCTTGTATTATAAACCTCAACAGGCATCTCATACACATTATATTTTTCTGCTTCTTTGCCTTAATTTCTTCCAAGTTTCTATActtttaaaataacaaaaaacaaATTACTGTGTTTACCATTCTTCCTAAATCAACAATAATTTCAAGAAATTATACATCTTTCGAGACAACTTACATACATGTGATTTAAGATTTATCTCGTCCAGTTTAAAATTTTCACTTGCCATGCATAATAATTTCATATCTACATATTGGTGCATACACAATATATGATCAAACCATCTAATATTAATGGTTAAATATTGTTAAAATTGGATATTCGTTTTGTGAGACAAATTAGACTAAAgaagtttaataaataaaatatataaaacataaacccTAGCTATATCCATGTGAAACACACTTTCATGTTCTAGAATATTTGATTACGCAAGGAGggagaattttttattttatttttttaatgtaatttttcctaaaagaaAGGAAGTATATATATTCTATTTGGATATGATTCTTTGAGCATCATTTAGGTTAAGTCAGCAgagatatattttaaaacagGAAAAAATGAAACCTAACAAAATTCTCCTTATTAATTATCATGGAGAATAAGATGAAATAAAATCAGATTCTTCAACAGCCAATTAGTTtgttaaaattcttttttcacACTGCTTAAACGAGGAAACTAATGGTACAACATAGTTATTTAcaattttaatagaaaaaaaaacttatatcATTGACAAAGAATATTTATATGTGAGGGTGAATGCATATCGATTTTATGTAAAATAGGCATTAGTATATAGAATTTAAACTCACGAAGAATAAGCATCTTGAGTTTCTTTATCACGTAGCTAGGTAGCaacttactttcttttttttttttaaaaaaaaataattaaaaaattgtttAATTGAATTTAGTTATGATAATGCTATAGCCTATAAGATGATGAAATTTTACTTTATTAGATTTTGATGAATCTCAATTCCTAGTAGGGAATATAAGGTCATGTTTGGTTGCATGTTtcataatcaatatatattaaCTTTAGTATTATGTAAGCATATGTTCATTTTGCAAACTCCAATTGGAAAGTTTTCTTTAAGCCACTAGAA
This DNA window, taken from Solanum dulcamara chromosome 3, daSolDulc1.2, whole genome shotgun sequence, encodes the following:
- the LOC129883395 gene encoding fanconi-associated nuclease 1 homolog isoform X1, whose product is MMLKGRESLIRLIGRRRRFLRCRSLITTSVPQIGSKEDKDEVSTESGNGDEVWVDCPVCGKKVRGEEPVINSHLDKCLARGTKRKLSQCTLFQLKFCTRPKVTASSIESDLTRTEFSSSANDHNIYDLASEMRNSDGSNNKDESSSSSVSLTLTTSTCNIFTRNRVNRVENLDGLLEFDDERKLLSGEKSMQIVGLEGFPQHQISDDRIDNITSSPLSLSKNRTPTCVEPLEDDDNSKILLDTFIVGRKFADDTELIIGAMVMLSRDFENVKDSNAIKVLTKDTGHSKELGFIPRELAQYVSPLIDNFQLRFEGHITSIPQHPHAVVPIQIYSSGIASFGEKDSSSLQEFNSFRINAVCAAEFSKTHPPISAKYQQNLLLLLKEVLKINAHLFTEGEKTLLQAFLSLSDDSQRLFARLYARKGPWFRTASISYAEICDYEEAVKGLSEAECVTLFKSIDKLQIGDLKEVLDVLNVGELRDLLCSLNKSHKKIVQNSDHGTRKQDYVARVLGAYGSGLCPNLPSMILGKTGSCIRISASAESVFWRAERLFFLNGEQDLSAFLLVDLGIVKYPAYNCIFTDQIFPDRSDLLSYEEAIEVAQVMDESLDENNNELVSRCVEISASHVSSFVEEDISSHFGSMAAFLSCFSASWVYSKVILLGVSFLEHERRYKDAIDLLKLLLLKFKSDRRRGYWTLRLSIDLEHVGCLDESLEVAEKGLLDSWVRAGSIVALQRRVLRLGKPPRRWKTPSFSNSVNRKIVEVHVQGRPVNCKTGVKNVFYGEDGERCGVEELALEYYAGEGGFWQGVHTESGIWLTIFGLLMWDIIFADVPNVFRTKFQTAPLDLETDSFYEVRRGLVESLLDKIEHGMAEELLIMSWESHVGTACRGVKWDKHSLSELRAAVTCIGGPCLASICRNLAQDYRSWSSGMPDLLLWRFHDDYRGEAKLVEVKGPRDRLSEQQRAWLLFLMDCGFNVEVCKVSHAPV
- the LOC129883395 gene encoding fanconi-associated nuclease 1 homolog isoform X4, giving the protein MMLKGRESLIRLIGRRRRFLRCRSLITTSVPQIGSKEDKDEVSTESGNGDEVWVDCPVCGKKVRGEEPVINSHLDKCLARGTKRKLSQCTLFQLKFCTRPKVTASSIESDLTRTEFSSSANDHNIYDLASEMRNSDGSNNKDESSSSSVSLTLTTSTCNIFTRNRVNRVENLDGLLEFDDERKLLSGEKSMQIVGLEGFPQHQISDDRIDNITSSPLSLSKNRTPTCVEPLEDDDNSKILLDTFIVGRKFADDTELIIGAMVMLSRDFENVKDSNAIKVLTKDTGHSKELGFIPRELAQYVSPLIDNFQLRFEGHITSIPQHPHAVVPIQIYSSGIASFGEKDSSSLQEFNSFRINAVCAAEFSKTHPPISAKYQQNLLLLLKEVLKINAHLFTEGEKTLLQAFLSLSDDSQRLFARLYARKEAECVTLFKSIDKLQIGDLKEVLDVLNVGELRDLLCSLNKSHKKIVQNSDHGTRKQDYVARVLGAYGSGLCPNLPSMILGKTGSCIRISASAESVFWRAERLFFLNGEQDLSAFLLVDLGIVKYPAYNCIFTDQIFPDRSDLLSYEEAIEVAQVMDESLDENNNELVSRCVEISASHVSSFVEEDISSHFGSMAAFLSCFSASWVYSKVILLGVSFLEHERRYKDAIDLLKLLLLKFKSDRRRGYWTLRLSIDLEHVGCLDESLEVAEKGLLDSWVRAGSIVALQRRVLRLGKPPRRWKTPSFSNSVNRKIVEVHVQGRPVNCKTGVKNVFYGEDGERCGVEELALEYYAGEGGFWQGVHTESGIWLTIFGLLMWDIIFADVPNVFRTKFQTAPLDLETDSFYEVRRGLVESLLDKIEHGMAEELLIMSWESHVGTACRGVKWDKHSLSELRAAVTCIGGPCLASICRNLAQDYRSWSSGMPDLLLWRFHDDYRGEAKLVEVKGPRDRLSEQQRAWLLFLMDCGFNVEVCKVSHAPV
- the LOC129883395 gene encoding fanconi-associated nuclease 1 homolog isoform X2; this translates as MMLKGRESLIRLIGRRRRFLRCRSLITTSVPQIGSKEDKDEVSTESGNGDEVWVDCPVCGKKVRGEEPVINSHLDKCLARGTKRKLSQCTLFQLKFCTRPKVTASSIESDLTRTEFSSSANDHNIYDLASEMRNSDGSNNKDESSSSSVSLTLTTSTCNIFTRNRVNRVENLDGLLEFDDERKLLSGEKSMQIVGLEGFPQHQISDDRIDNITSSPLSLSKNRTPTCVEPLEDDDNSKILLDTFIVGRKFADDTELIIGAMVMLSRDFENVKDSNAIKVLTKDTGHSKELGFIPRELAQYVSPLIDNFQLRFEGHITSIPQHPHAVVPIQIYSSGIASFGEKDSSSLQEFNSFRINAVCAAEFSKTHPPISAKYQQNLLLLLKEVLKINAHLFTEGEKTLLQAFLSLSDDSQRLFARLYARKGPWFRTASISYAEICDYEEAVKGLSEAECVTLFKSIDKLQIGDLKEVLDVLNVGELRDLLCSLNKSHKKIVQNSDHGTRKQDYVARVLGAYGSGLCPNLPSMILGKTGSCIRISASAESVFWRAERLFFLNGEQDLSAFLLVDLGIVKYPAYNCIFTDQIFPDRSDLLSYEEAIEVAQVMDESLDENNNELVSRCVEISASHVSSFVEEDISSHFGSMAAFLSCFSASWVYSKVILLGVSFLEHERRYKDAIDLLKLLLLKFKSDRRRGYWTLRLSIDLEHVGCLDESLEVAEKGLLDSWVRAGSIVALQRRVLRLGKPPRRWKTPSFSNSVNRKIVEGRPVNCKTGVKNVFYGEDGERCGVEELALEYYAGEGGFWQGVHTESGIWLTIFGLLMWDIIFADVPNVFRTKFQTAPLDLETDSFYEVRRGLVESLLDKIEHGMAEELLIMSWESHVGTACRGVKWDKHSLSELRAAVTCIGGPCLASICRNLAQDYRSWSSGMPDLLLWRFHDDYRGEAKLVEVKGPRDRLSEQQRAWLLFLMDCGFNVEVCKVSHAPV
- the LOC129883395 gene encoding fanconi-associated nuclease 1 homolog isoform X3, which gives rise to MMLKGRESLIRLIGRRRRFLRCRSLITTSVPQIGSKEDKDEVSTESGNGDEVWVDCPVCGKKVRGEEPVINSHLDKCLARGTKRKLSQCTLFQLKFCTRPKVTASSIESDLTRTEFSSSANDHNIYDLASEMRNSDGSNNKDESSSSSVSLTLTTSTCNIFTRNRVNRVENLDGLLEFDDERKLLSGEKSMQIVGLEGFPQHQISDDRIDNITSSPLSLSKNRTPTCVEPLEDDDNSKILLDTFIVGRKFADDTELIIGAMVMLSRDFENVKDSNAIKVLTKDTGHSKELGFIPRELAQYVSPLIDNFQLRFEGHITSIPQHPHAVVPIQIYSSGIASFGEKDSSSLQEFNSFRINAVCAAEFSKTHPPISAKYQQNLLLLLKEVLKINAHLFTEGEKTLLRPWFRTASISYAEICDYEEAVKGLSEAECVTLFKSIDKLQIGDLKEVLDVLNVGELRDLLCSLNKSHKKIVQNSDHGTRKQDYVARVLGAYGSGLCPNLPSMILGKTGSCIRISASAESVFWRAERLFFLNGEQDLSAFLLVDLGIVKYPAYNCIFTDQIFPDRSDLLSYEEAIEVAQVMDESLDENNNELVSRCVEISASHVSSFVEEDISSHFGSMAAFLSCFSASWVYSKVILLGVSFLEHERRYKDAIDLLKLLLLKFKSDRRRGYWTLRLSIDLEHVGCLDESLEVAEKGLLDSWVRAGSIVALQRRVLRLGKPPRRWKTPSFSNSVNRKIVEVHVQGRPVNCKTGVKNVFYGEDGERCGVEELALEYYAGEGGFWQGVHTESGIWLTIFGLLMWDIIFADVPNVFRTKFQTAPLDLETDSFYEVRRGLVESLLDKIEHGMAEELLIMSWESHVGTACRGVKWDKHSLSELRAAVTCIGGPCLASICRNLAQDYRSWSSGMPDLLLWRFHDDYRGEAKLVEVKGPRDRLSEQQRAWLLFLMDCGFNVEVCKVSHAPV
- the LOC129883395 gene encoding fanconi-associated nuclease 1 homolog isoform X5, which translates into the protein MVMLSRDFENVKDSNAIKVLTKDTGHSKELGFIPRELAQYVSPLIDNFQLRFEGHITSIPQHPHAVVPIQIYSSGIASFGEKDSSSLQEFNSFRINAVCAAEFSKTHPPISAKYQQNLLLLLKEVLKINAHLFTEGEKTLLQAFLSLSDDSQRLFARLYARKGPWFRTASISYAEICDYEEAVKGLSEAECVTLFKSIDKLQIGDLKEVLDVLNVGELRDLLCSLNKSHKKIVQNSDHGTRKQDYVARVLGAYGSGLCPNLPSMILGKTGSCIRISASAESVFWRAERLFFLNGEQDLSAFLLVDLGIVKYPAYNCIFTDQIFPDRSDLLSYEEAIEVAQVMDESLDENNNELVSRCVEISASHVSSFVEEDISSHFGSMAAFLSCFSASWVYSKVILLGVSFLEHERRYKDAIDLLKLLLLKFKSDRRRGYWTLRLSIDLEHVGCLDESLEVAEKGLLDSWVRAGSIVALQRRVLRLGKPPRRWKTPSFSNSVNRKIVEVHVQGRPVNCKTGVKNVFYGEDGERCGVEELALEYYAGEGGFWQGVHTESGIWLTIFGLLMWDIIFADVPNVFRTKFQTAPLDLETDSFYEVRRGLVESLLDKIEHGMAEELLIMSWESHVGTACRGVKWDKHSLSELRAAVTCIGGPCLASICRNLAQDYRSWSSGMPDLLLWRFHDDYRGEAKLVEVKGPRDRLSEQQRAWLLFLMDCGFNVEVCKVSHAPV